In Solobacterium moorei, a single genomic region encodes these proteins:
- a CDS encoding LURP-one-related/scramblase family protein, with the protein MYIETMQPVFIMMAIVVIGIFVFSTVFQRYHSAGEGTDIRNYNEYGEPVKSLYTSRYLFSFHKDIDVTDENDNVVYHSYSKLFSFTNETTITDREDRVVATIEKKLFSLHSIHYIDVVGGKSFELSKELFRILNMKFTIDELGWTLQGDFTNLNFVLYNNQERVIAVVGQKLLSMRDKYCIDLYDVNEEATVVAIVITLENMLMARRNASSSSSSHSHSNNT; encoded by the coding sequence ATGTATATTGAAACAATGCAGCCGGTATTTATTATGATGGCGATTGTAGTTATAGGAATTTTTGTTTTTTCGACAGTATTCCAAAGATATCACTCTGCAGGTGAAGGCACAGACATCCGTAATTACAACGAGTATGGTGAACCAGTAAAATCACTCTATACAAGTCGATACTTATTTAGCTTTCATAAGGATATTGATGTGACGGATGAAAATGATAATGTTGTCTATCACTCTTATTCAAAGTTATTCTCTTTTACAAATGAAACAACAATTACGGATAGGGAAGATAGAGTTGTTGCAACGATTGAAAAGAAGTTATTTTCACTTCACTCAATTCACTATATTGATGTAGTTGGTGGAAAGTCGTTTGAACTTTCAAAAGAATTATTCCGTATCTTGAACATGAAATTTACAATTGACGAACTTGGTTGGACTTTACAAGGAGATTTTACGAATTTGAACTTTGTACTATATAACAATCAAGAACGTGTGATTGCGGTTGTAGGACAGAAGCTATTATCCATGCGTGATAAATATTGTATTGATCTCTATGATGTAAATGAAGAGGCGACTGTAGTTGCAATTGTTATCACGCTAGAAAATATGCTTATGGCTAGAAGAAACGCAAGTAGTTCCTCTTCATCACATTCCCATAGCAACAATACATAA
- the rnhC gene encoding ribonuclease HIII yields MNNTITLKLKSIQEEQLFNTFSEFQTTPPQYAKWQLKPENCVITCYISGKTVFQGKDANVYAAAFMKEPTTTQSTTTNHYPQAGSDEVGTGDYFGPVCVCASYVTKDDVDFLVKLGVRDSKQMSDADMLKIGPLLMERIPHSLLIVPPQKYNQVHESNNLNAIKAKLHNQAYINLAKKIELPNFKVIDQFTPETSYYRYLKNEPQLIRGIHFETKAEDKYLSVAVGSIISRYGFLKTWQEMEQKYNMTLPKGSGDKVDIVAQAFVERYGFERLGEIAKLHFKNTEKIRV; encoded by the coding sequence ATGAATAACACAATCACTTTAAAACTGAAATCGATTCAAGAAGAGCAACTGTTCAATACTTTTAGTGAATTTCAAACAACACCACCTCAGTATGCAAAGTGGCAATTAAAGCCAGAAAATTGCGTCATTACATGTTATATATCTGGCAAAACTGTATTCCAAGGAAAAGACGCAAATGTATACGCTGCTGCATTTATGAAAGAACCAACGACTACACAAAGTACTACTACAAATCATTATCCCCAAGCTGGTAGCGATGAAGTTGGTACTGGTGATTACTTTGGACCTGTATGTGTATGTGCTAGTTACGTTACTAAAGATGATGTGGACTTCTTAGTAAAACTTGGTGTGCGTGACTCTAAACAAATGAGTGATGCGGATATGTTAAAAATTGGACCATTGCTCATGGAACGCATTCCTCATAGTTTATTGATTGTACCTCCACAAAAATACAATCAAGTTCATGAGTCAAATAACCTAAACGCTATTAAGGCAAAGCTGCATAACCAAGCATATATCAATCTCGCCAAGAAAATAGAACTTCCAAACTTTAAAGTTATTGATCAATTTACACCAGAGACTTCTTATTATCGTTATCTTAAAAATGAACCACAGCTTATACGCGGTATACATTTTGAAACGAAAGCTGAAGATAAGTATTTATCGGTCGCTGTTGGTTCTATCATCTCGCGTTATGGTTTTCTAAAGACCTGGCAAGAAATGGAACAAAAATATAACATGACTCTTCCGAAAGGTTCAGGAGATAAAGTAGATATCGTTGCACAAGCGTTTGTTGAACGATATGGATTTGAGCGCCTTGGCGAAATTGCTAAACTACATTTTAAAAATACAGAAAAAATACGTGTATGA
- a CDS encoding 8-oxo-dGTP diphosphatase, translating into MDRRKLVTLTNLCMITKSDEILVIDRQKKDWPGITFPGGHVEDDESIVDSVIREVKEETGLDIQQPKLCGIKDWVNSDGSRYTVFLYTCDTFTGEIISSSEGNVYWVKREDFLKLKLSVDMDVLIRVFEDPDITEFYYQKVNEEWNIQLK; encoded by the coding sequence ATGGACAGAAGAAAATTAGTAACTCTTACGAATCTCTGTATGATTACAAAGAGTGATGAAATCCTTGTTATCGATAGACAAAAGAAGGATTGGCCAGGGATTACTTTCCCAGGAGGCCATGTGGAGGATGATGAATCGATTGTTGATTCTGTAATCCGTGAGGTGAAAGAAGAAACGGGTTTAGATATTCAACAGCCAAAACTCTGTGGTATAAAGGATTGGGTGAACTCCGATGGAAGTCGTTATACCGTATTTCTGTATACATGCGATACTTTTACTGGTGAAATTATCTCTTCTAGCGAAGGTAATGTTTATTGGGTGAAGCGCGAGGATTTCTTGAAATTAAAGTTATCGGTTGATATGGATGTTCTCATTCGAGTATTTGAAGATCCTGATATTACAGAGTTCTATTATCAAAAAGTAAATGAAGAATGGAATATACAATTAAAGTGA